The Nocardioides pantholopis genome window below encodes:
- a CDS encoding ABC transporter permease, which translates to MFKIARSELVQMFRNRLVLVTGLIIPVALGGYFVYQHETYSDLGSLGFVAAVVMFTVMAFGLYTTAVTTLAARRQNLFLKRLRSTAASDRSILAGLVLPVTVVALVQVVTILAVLGVVVDGPAQIPLLAVAVLATAAMMGALALATAGITNSPEHAQVTTLPVSLAVVAVAGWVGITGTEDLAYLKRLLPGGSATELVVNAWDGGVPLTDALPLLVPTVAWVVVAVALASRLFRWEPRR; encoded by the coding sequence ATGTTCAAGATCGCTCGCAGTGAGCTGGTCCAGATGTTCCGGAACCGGCTGGTCCTGGTCACCGGCCTGATCATCCCGGTGGCCCTGGGCGGCTACTTCGTCTATCAGCACGAGACGTACTCCGACCTCGGCAGCCTCGGCTTCGTCGCTGCGGTCGTGATGTTCACCGTGATGGCCTTCGGCCTTTACACCACCGCGGTGACCACGTTGGCCGCACGCCGGCAGAACCTCTTCCTCAAGCGGTTGCGCTCCACCGCTGCGAGCGACCGCAGCATCCTCGCCGGGCTGGTACTCCCGGTCACCGTCGTAGCGCTCGTCCAAGTGGTGACGATCCTGGCCGTTCTCGGTGTGGTGGTCGACGGCCCAGCACAGATCCCACTGCTGGCGGTGGCGGTCCTGGCCACCGCGGCCATGATGGGGGCTCTGGCGTTGGCCACCGCGGGCATCACGAATTCACCCGAGCACGCCCAGGTGACCACGCTGCCGGTGAGCCTGGCGGTGGTCGCCGTGGCCGGCTGGGTGGGAATCACGGGCACCGAGGACCTCGCCTACCTCAAGCGGCTCCTCCCCGGCGGCTCGGCCACCGAGCTGGTCGTCAACGCGTGGGACGGCGGCGTCCCCCTGACCGACGCGCTGCCGCTCCTGGTCCCCACCGTGGCCTGGGTCGTCGTCGCCGTCGCTCTGGCCAGCCGGCTCTTCCGCTGGGAGCCGCGCCGATGA
- a CDS encoding tRNA (adenine-N1)-methyltransferase, translating into MHRGPLRAGEWVRLTDQKGRRHNFELVPGKRFFSNRGHFDHDELIGREEGFTVTSSAGGEYLVFRPLLSEFVVSMPRGAAVVYPKDAAQIVAMADIFPGAHVVEAGVGSGALTCSLLRAVGPHGRVTSYERREEFADVARRNVTQFFGGDHPAWDLRLGDLAEALPASGERCDRIILDMLAPWECLDAAADALRPGGIVCAYVATTTQLSRFVETVRVHGGFTDPQPWESMVRDWHVEGLAVRPGHKMIGHTAFLVTARRMAPGARPPLKRRRPAPGAYGPDYTGPRVPGTEPDEGAEQS; encoded by the coding sequence GTGCACCGCGGCCCGCTGCGGGCCGGCGAGTGGGTGCGGCTGACCGACCAGAAGGGCCGGCGGCACAACTTCGAGCTGGTGCCGGGCAAGCGGTTCTTCTCCAACCGCGGCCACTTCGACCACGACGAGCTGATCGGGCGCGAGGAGGGCTTCACCGTCACCTCCTCGGCCGGTGGCGAGTACCTGGTCTTCCGTCCGCTGCTCTCGGAGTTCGTGGTCTCGATGCCGCGCGGCGCCGCCGTCGTCTACCCGAAGGACGCCGCCCAGATCGTCGCGATGGCCGACATCTTCCCCGGCGCGCACGTCGTCGAGGCCGGCGTCGGATCCGGTGCCCTGACCTGCTCGCTGCTGCGTGCCGTCGGCCCGCACGGCCGGGTCACGTCGTACGAGCGGCGCGAGGAGTTCGCCGACGTCGCCCGGCGCAACGTCACCCAGTTCTTCGGCGGCGACCACCCCGCCTGGGACCTCCGCCTGGGCGACCTCGCCGAGGCGCTGCCGGCCAGCGGCGAGCGGTGCGACCGGATCATCCTGGACATGCTCGCTCCGTGGGAGTGCCTCGACGCCGCCGCCGACGCCCTGCGCCCCGGCGGGATCGTGTGCGCGTACGTCGCGACCACCACCCAGCTGTCCCGGTTCGTCGAGACCGTTCGGGTGCACGGTGGCTTCACCGACCCTCAGCCGTGGGAGTCCATGGTCCGCGACTGGCACGTCGAGGGCCTGGCCGTCCGCCCGGGGCACAAGATGATCGGCCACACCGCCTTCCTGGTCACCGCCCGCCGGATGGCGCCCGGCGCCCGCCCGCCGCTCAAGCGCCGCCGGCCCGCCCCCGGTGCCTACGGCCCCGACTACACCGGCCCCCGGGTGCCCGGCACGGAGCCCGACGAGGGCGCCGAGCAGAGCTGA
- a CDS encoding alpha/beta fold hydrolase, translating into MGLITVGNENSTPIELYYQDQGAGQPVVLIHGYPLSGDSWERQTRELLDLGYRVVTYDRRGFGRSSKVATGYDYDTFAADLSTVLETLDLRDVILVGFSMGTGELARYVTKHGVERIAKLAFLASLEPFLVQRADNPDGVPQQVFDDIEAAARTDRYAWFTQFYRDFYNLDETLGSRISEDVVRANWNTASISAPVAAYAVVPSWIEDFRDDVEAVRAADLPTLILHGTADNILPIDATGRRFRDLVPHAEYVELEGAPHGLLWTHADEVNVALRTFLGEEKTGAVTDS; encoded by the coding sequence ATGGGACTCATCACCGTCGGGAACGAGAACAGCACCCCGATCGAGCTGTACTACCAGGACCAGGGCGCGGGCCAGCCCGTCGTCCTCATCCACGGCTATCCGCTGAGCGGTGACAGCTGGGAGCGCCAGACACGGGAGCTCCTCGACCTCGGCTACCGAGTCGTCACCTACGACCGTCGCGGCTTCGGCCGGTCCTCGAAGGTCGCCACCGGCTACGACTACGACACCTTCGCCGCCGACCTGAGCACGGTGCTCGAGACCCTCGACCTGCGCGACGTCATCCTGGTCGGCTTCTCGATGGGCACCGGGGAGCTCGCCCGCTACGTCACCAAGCACGGCGTAGAGCGCATCGCCAAGCTTGCGTTCCTCGCCTCCCTCGAGCCGTTCCTCGTGCAACGTGCGGACAATCCCGACGGCGTGCCGCAGCAGGTCTTCGACGACATCGAGGCCGCGGCCAGGACCGACCGCTACGCCTGGTTCACCCAGTTCTACCGGGACTTCTACAACCTCGACGAGACACTCGGATCGCGGATCAGCGAGGACGTCGTCCGGGCGAACTGGAACACCGCCTCCATCAGCGCCCCGGTCGCGGCGTATGCAGTCGTCCCGAGCTGGATCGAGGACTTCCGCGACGACGTCGAGGCGGTCCGCGCCGCCGACCTGCCGACGCTGATCCTCCATGGCACCGCCGACAACATCCTGCCGATCGACGCCACGGGGCGGCGCTTCCGGGACCTCGTTCCGCACGCCGAGTACGTCGAGCTCGAGGGCGCCCCGCACGGCCTGCTGTGGACCCACGCCGACGAGGTCAACGTCGCCCTCCGCACCTTCCTCGGCGAGGAGAAGACCGGTGCGGTCACCGATTCCTGA
- a CDS encoding HAD family hydrolase — MRPPAAVLWDMDGTLVDTEPYWIEVEYELAERYGGTWSQADALKLVGNELLESGRYIREHMGIDRTPEEVVEELLDGVVAKVAERVPWRPGAVELLTELGRTRVPCALVTMSYERLVAPILAQLPAETFGVVVTGDQVEFGKPHPEPYLTAAAALGVDPTQCVAIEDSNTGARSAEEAGCTVLVVENHVPVPAAPRRVFRSTLVGLDPTDLAGIQSEAG, encoded by the coding sequence GTGCGGCCGCCGGCGGCCGTCCTGTGGGACATGGACGGCACCCTCGTCGACACCGAGCCCTACTGGATCGAGGTCGAGTACGAGCTCGCCGAACGGTACGGCGGCACCTGGAGCCAGGCCGACGCCCTGAAGCTGGTCGGCAACGAGCTGCTCGAGTCCGGGCGCTACATCCGCGAGCACATGGGGATCGACCGCACCCCCGAGGAGGTCGTGGAGGAGCTCCTCGACGGCGTGGTCGCGAAGGTCGCCGAGCGGGTGCCGTGGCGGCCGGGGGCCGTCGAGCTGCTGACCGAGCTGGGCCGCACGCGGGTGCCCTGCGCGCTGGTCACGATGTCCTACGAGCGCCTGGTCGCGCCCATCCTCGCGCAGCTGCCGGCCGAGACCTTCGGCGTCGTCGTCACCGGCGACCAGGTCGAGTTCGGCAAGCCGCATCCCGAGCCGTACCTCACCGCCGCGGCGGCCCTCGGCGTGGACCCGACGCAGTGCGTCGCGATCGAGGACTCCAACACCGGCGCACGGTCGGCCGAGGAGGCCGGGTGCACCGTGCTGGTCGTCGAGAACCACGTGCCGGTCCCGGCCGCGCCCCGGCGGGTGTTCCGCAGCACGCTGGTCGGCCTGGACCCGACCGACCTGGCCGGCATTCAGTCCGAGGCGGGCTGA
- a CDS encoding RecB family exonuclease produces MSVQQESPAERVSTPVDGVDVLGALSPSRAGDFLTCPLLYRFRTVDRLPEPPSPDAVRGTVVHKVLEDLFDLPAAERTPERARDMLEPTWEEIRAAEPGLEEMFGAEGPEIAPWLASCRTVLERYFTLEDPRRLEPAERELYVESVLDSRLLLRGFVDRLDVAPDGAIRVVDYKTGRSPAPGFEAKALFQMKFYALVIWRTRGVVPAMLQLVYLGNGEIVRYVPDEQDLRATERKIEAVWRAIQAAEETGDWRPSPGKLCGWCAHQAICPAYGGTPPPLPEPGEPVLEPAAQPASD; encoded by the coding sequence GTGAGCGTGCAGCAGGAATCCCCCGCCGAGCGGGTCTCCACCCCGGTGGACGGCGTGGACGTGCTGGGCGCGCTCTCACCCAGCCGCGCCGGCGACTTCCTGACCTGCCCGCTGCTCTACCGCTTCCGCACGGTGGACCGGCTCCCGGAGCCGCCCTCCCCGGACGCGGTGCGGGGCACGGTGGTCCACAAGGTGCTCGAGGACCTGTTCGACCTGCCCGCCGCCGAGCGGACCCCCGAGCGGGCCCGGGACATGCTGGAGCCCACCTGGGAGGAGATCCGCGCCGCCGAGCCGGGCCTCGAGGAGATGTTCGGCGCGGAGGGCCCCGAGATCGCGCCCTGGCTGGCCTCGTGCCGCACCGTGCTGGAGCGGTACTTCACCCTGGAGGACCCCCGACGCCTGGAGCCGGCGGAGCGGGAGCTGTACGTCGAGAGCGTGCTGGACTCCCGGCTGCTGCTGCGCGGGTTCGTGGACCGGCTCGACGTGGCCCCCGACGGAGCCATCCGGGTCGTGGACTACAAGACCGGCCGCTCCCCCGCCCCGGGGTTCGAGGCCAAGGCACTGTTCCAGATGAAGTTCTACGCGCTGGTGATCTGGCGGACCCGTGGTGTGGTGCCCGCGATGCTGCAGCTGGTCTACCTCGGCAACGGCGAGATCGTGCGCTACGTCCCCGACGAGCAGGACCTGCGGGCCACCGAGCGCAAGATCGAGGCGGTGTGGCGCGCGATCCAGGCGGCCGAGGAGACCGGCGACTGGCGTCCGAGCCCCGGCAAGCTGTGCGGGTGGTGCGCCCACCAGGCGATCTGCCCGGCGTACGGCGGCACGCCGCCGCCGCTGCCCGAGCCCGGCGAGCCGGTCCTGGAGCCGGCCGCTCAGCCCGCCTCGGACTGA
- the arc gene encoding proteasome ATPase, which translates to MSDNEFGMDQPSTGGPGPDELARQVRFLEAEVADLRRRLVDGPGGSRAVEFKLADAERSLATLSSQNERLAQTLRDAREQILKLKEEVDRLAQPPSGFGTFLARNDDDSVDVFTGGRKLRVNVSPNVELADLRRGQEVMLNEALNVVAAFDYEQVGEVVMFKELLADGDRVLVIANADEERVVRLAEPLRDETIRAGDSLLLDARAGYVYEKVPKSEVEELVLEEVPDIAYESIGGLGAQIVQIQDAVELPYLHPELFKEHQLKPPKGVLLYGPPGCGKTLIAKAVANSLAKKVATRTGAEGKSYFLNIKGPELLNKYVGETERHIRLVFQRAREKASSGTPVIVFFDEMDSLFRTRGSGVSSDVENTIVPQLLSEIDGVELLENVLVIGASNREDMIDPAILRPGRLDVKIKIERPDAESARDIFSKYLTPDLPLHADDLAEFGGDRQACVGAMIRATVERMYSETEENRFLEVTYANGDKEILYFKDFNSGAMLQNIVDRAKKMAIKDFLDHDQHGLRISHLLQACVDEFKENEDLPNTTNPDDWARISGKKGERIVFIRTLVTGKQGTEPGRSIDTVANTGQYL; encoded by the coding sequence ATGTCTGACAACGAGTTCGGCATGGACCAGCCCAGCACGGGGGGCCCCGGCCCCGACGAGCTCGCCCGGCAGGTGCGCTTCCTGGAGGCCGAGGTGGCCGACCTTCGTCGGCGGCTCGTTGACGGCCCGGGCGGCTCCCGAGCGGTCGAGTTCAAGCTCGCGGACGCGGAGCGCTCGCTGGCCACGCTCAGTTCCCAGAACGAGCGGCTGGCTCAGACCCTGCGCGACGCCCGCGAGCAGATCCTCAAGCTCAAGGAGGAGGTCGACCGGCTGGCCCAGCCGCCGTCCGGGTTCGGCACCTTCCTCGCGCGCAACGACGACGACTCCGTCGACGTGTTCACCGGTGGCCGCAAGCTCCGGGTCAACGTGAGCCCCAACGTCGAGCTCGCCGACCTGCGGCGCGGCCAGGAGGTGATGCTCAACGAGGCCCTCAACGTCGTCGCGGCGTTCGACTACGAGCAGGTCGGCGAGGTCGTCATGTTCAAGGAGCTGCTCGCCGACGGGGACCGGGTCCTGGTGATCGCGAACGCCGACGAGGAGCGGGTCGTACGCCTGGCCGAGCCGCTGCGCGACGAGACCATCCGCGCCGGCGACAGCCTGCTGCTCGACGCACGCGCGGGCTACGTCTACGAGAAGGTCCCGAAGTCGGAGGTCGAGGAGCTCGTCCTCGAGGAGGTCCCCGACATCGCCTACGAGTCGATCGGCGGGCTCGGCGCCCAGATCGTGCAGATCCAGGACGCCGTCGAGCTGCCGTACCTGCACCCCGAGCTGTTCAAGGAGCACCAGCTCAAGCCGCCCAAGGGGGTGCTGCTCTACGGCCCGCCCGGGTGCGGCAAGACGCTGATCGCCAAGGCCGTCGCGAACTCGCTGGCCAAGAAGGTCGCCACACGGACGGGGGCGGAGGGGAAGTCGTACTTCCTCAACATCAAGGGCCCCGAGCTGCTGAACAAGTACGTCGGCGAGACCGAGCGGCACATCCGGCTGGTGTTCCAGCGGGCCCGGGAGAAGGCCAGCAGCGGTACGCCGGTGATCGTGTTCTTCGACGAGATGGACTCGCTGTTCCGCACCCGCGGCTCCGGCGTCTCCTCGGACGTCGAGAACACCATCGTCCCGCAGCTGCTCAGCGAGATCGACGGCGTCGAGCTCCTCGAGAACGTGCTGGTGATCGGCGCCTCGAACCGGGAGGACATGATCGATCCCGCGATCCTGCGCCCTGGCCGCCTGGACGTGAAGATCAAGATCGAGCGCCCCGACGCGGAGTCGGCGCGCGACATCTTCAGCAAGTACCTCACCCCCGACCTGCCCCTGCACGCCGACGACCTCGCCGAGTTCGGCGGGGACCGCCAGGCCTGCGTGGGCGCGATGATCCGCGCCACGGTGGAGCGGATGTACTCGGAGACCGAGGAGAACCGCTTCCTCGAGGTCACCTACGCCAACGGCGACAAGGAGATCCTGTACTTCAAGGACTTCAACTCCGGCGCGATGCTGCAGAACATCGTGGACCGAGCCAAGAAGATGGCGATCAAGGACTTCCTCGACCACGACCAGCACGGGCTGCGGATCTCGCACCTGCTGCAGGCGTGCGTCGACGAGTTCAAGGAGAACGAGGACCTCCCGAACACCACCAACCCCGACGACTGGGCGCGGATCTCGGGCAAGAAGGGCGAGCGGATCGTCTTCATCCGCACCCTGGTCACCGGCAAGCAGGGCACCGAGCCGGGGCGGTCGATCGACACGGTGGCCAACACCGGGCAGTACCTCTGA
- a CDS encoding site-2 protease family protein, whose amino-acid sequence MSEPAQRPPGTLKIGTLAGSDVLVSSSWFVIAGLIAVVMAPTVEQVEPGLGGWRYVAGFMFAVVLYGSVLLHEVSHAVMARRYGFRVTSITLHFLGGMTTVDGEARTPRQEFWIAVVGPLTSLAVGIGAAALWFVVPDGLLELAVYTLAGANLLVGVLNLVPALPLDGGRVLKSAVWQATGSPHQGTVVAGWGGRAAAVLVLGWPLAIEEVTGRAPDVIDWLLAVVVAAFLWAGGSSAIASARLRKRLPALVARELTRRAVSVPADLPLAEAVRRAQEAQAGGIVTTNAAGEPVGLVHEAALLATPEERRPWVPTAAVARTLQPGLFLPVGLAGEDLVTAIGGAPAPEYLVLAEDGSVYGVLVTADVDRAFRQAAH is encoded by the coding sequence GTGTCCGAACCAGCGCAGCGCCCCCCGGGCACCCTCAAGATCGGCACGCTCGCCGGTAGCGACGTGCTGGTCTCCTCGTCCTGGTTCGTGATCGCCGGACTGATCGCTGTCGTGATGGCGCCCACCGTCGAGCAGGTCGAGCCCGGCCTCGGCGGCTGGCGGTACGTCGCCGGGTTCATGTTCGCGGTGGTGCTCTACGGGTCGGTGCTGCTGCACGAGGTCTCCCATGCGGTGATGGCCCGTCGCTACGGGTTCCGCGTCACCTCGATCACGCTGCACTTCCTCGGCGGGATGACCACTGTCGACGGCGAGGCCCGCACCCCGCGCCAGGAGTTCTGGATCGCCGTCGTCGGGCCGCTGACGTCGCTCGCCGTCGGCATCGGGGCTGCGGCCCTGTGGTTCGTGGTGCCGGACGGCCTGCTCGAGCTGGCGGTCTACACGCTCGCCGGCGCCAACCTGCTGGTCGGCGTGCTCAACCTCGTGCCGGCGCTGCCGCTGGACGGCGGTCGGGTGCTGAAGTCCGCGGTCTGGCAGGCGACCGGGAGCCCGCACCAGGGCACGGTGGTGGCGGGCTGGGGCGGCCGGGCCGCCGCCGTACTCGTCCTCGGCTGGCCGCTCGCGATCGAGGAGGTGACCGGACGGGCTCCCGACGTCATCGACTGGCTCCTGGCCGTCGTCGTCGCCGCGTTCCTGTGGGCCGGAGGGAGCAGCGCGATCGCGTCGGCGCGGCTGCGCAAGAGGCTGCCCGCCCTCGTCGCGCGCGAGCTGACCCGACGGGCCGTCAGCGTTCCGGCCGACCTGCCGCTGGCCGAGGCGGTACGCCGCGCCCAGGAGGCCCAGGCCGGCGGCATCGTGACCACGAACGCCGCGGGCGAGCCGGTGGGCCTCGTCCACGAGGCAGCGCTCCTGGCGACCCCGGAGGAGCGTCGCCCCTGGGTGCCCACCGCCGCCGTGGCCCGGACCTTGCAGCCGGGACTGTTCCTGCCCGTCGGGCTGGCCGGTGAGGACCTGGTGACGGCGATCGGGGGTGCCCCCGCTCCGGAGTACCTCGTGCTGGCCGAGGACGGCTCGGTGTACGGCGTCCTGGTGACCGCCGACGTCGATCGGGCGTTCCGGCAGGCCGCCCACTAA
- a CDS encoding protein kinase domain-containing protein encodes MSPSLVLGGRYRVAELLGRGGTADVHRGLDLRSGHWVALKILHRHLAQDPLVVARFRREARVAAGLGHPSIAAFLDTGYDEVPDDSGNAVRVPFIVMEHVAGWSLRDLLRMGGLSPGKAIQYQVGVLAALEFTHRAGVVHRDIKPANVMIAAEGAVKLVDFGIARGSGDPAATMTHARAFLGTPVYLSPEQARGEIADARSDLYSAGCLLFELLTGRPPFLGDDPVSIAYQHVHEEPPRASAHHRDLTPAVDAVLARALAKAREDRFQSARAFTDALRSAARSLVHHDAGARAGALDHHVPMALATGTHVGRAALCG; translated from the coding sequence ATGAGCCCCTCCCTGGTGCTCGGCGGCCGCTACCGGGTCGCCGAGCTCCTGGGCCGCGGCGGGACGGCCGACGTCCATCGGGGGCTGGACCTCCGCTCGGGCCACTGGGTCGCCCTCAAGATCCTGCACCGGCACCTCGCGCAGGATCCGCTGGTGGTCGCCAGGTTCCGGCGCGAGGCGAGGGTCGCGGCGGGCCTGGGTCATCCCTCGATCGCTGCCTTCCTCGACACCGGCTACGACGAGGTCCCCGACGATTCGGGGAACGCCGTACGCGTCCCGTTCATCGTCATGGAGCATGTCGCCGGCTGGTCGCTGCGGGACCTCCTGAGAATGGGCGGACTCTCCCCCGGGAAGGCGATCCAGTACCAGGTCGGGGTCCTCGCGGCGCTCGAGTTCACCCACCGAGCAGGCGTCGTCCATCGCGACATCAAGCCGGCGAACGTGATGATCGCCGCCGAGGGCGCCGTCAAGCTCGTCGACTTCGGGATCGCCCGTGGCAGTGGTGATCCGGCCGCGACGATGACCCACGCCCGGGCGTTCCTGGGAACTCCCGTCTATCTCTCCCCGGAGCAGGCGCGCGGTGAGATCGCGGACGCCCGGAGCGACCTCTACTCGGCGGGCTGCCTGCTCTTCGAGCTGCTGACCGGGCGGCCGCCGTTCCTCGGCGACGACCCGGTGTCGATCGCCTATCAGCACGTCCACGAGGAGCCCCCGCGGGCCAGCGCCCACCACCGCGACCTCACGCCTGCGGTCGACGCCGTACTCGCCCGGGCACTCGCCAAAGCCCGGGAGGACCGGTTCCAGAGCGCGCGAGCGTTCACCGACGCTCTCCGGTCCGCGGCACGCAGCCTGGTCCACCACGACGCCGGCGCCCGCGCGGGCGCCCTCGACCACCACGTGCCCATGGCACTCGCCACGGGCACCCACGTCGGCCGGGCCGCCCTGTGCGGCTGA
- a CDS encoding glutaminase, whose product MRSPIPDYLSDALVDVASDTSGAPAGYIPELATADPERLAAVFATVDGEVYGAGHLDVRFTIQSISKPFIYALALADRGFGAVLDKVGVEPSGEAFNEISLEGGSGRPLNPMINAGAITAHSLTGPEGLGPAERVERVISGLSAFAGRRLEADESVWASEMEHAHRNLAIGHMLRSHDILTEDPTTVVDGYTRQCSLLVSTRDLGVMAATLANGGVNPRSGERVVSAPVVRQVLSVMSTCGMYDAAGDWATQVGIPAKSGVAGGLIGALPGQIGIATFSPRLDPHGNSVRGVSLFERFSSDMGLHLMEVPPAARAVVRSNHVVGAGPDAVRVLQLQGGIRFAGAERVVREAVETVRAEARVAVDLTMVSSIDDVARRMLLEVARRLTLEGHRVYLVDPDSILPDPDPGDGVRVIVVGDLDETTSP is encoded by the coding sequence GTGCGGTCACCGATTCCTGACTATCTGTCCGACGCACTCGTGGATGTCGCCTCGGACACGTCCGGTGCGCCGGCGGGGTACATTCCCGAGCTCGCCACAGCGGATCCCGAGCGTCTCGCCGCGGTCTTCGCCACCGTCGACGGCGAGGTCTACGGCGCGGGCCATCTCGATGTCCGATTCACCATCCAATCGATCTCGAAGCCGTTCATCTATGCGCTGGCCCTCGCCGACCGTGGCTTCGGTGCGGTTCTGGACAAAGTCGGTGTCGAGCCATCCGGAGAGGCATTCAACGAGATCTCCCTCGAAGGTGGCTCCGGGCGCCCCCTCAATCCCATGATCAACGCCGGCGCGATCACCGCTCACTCACTGACCGGGCCCGAAGGGCTGGGCCCGGCGGAGCGCGTGGAGCGCGTGATCAGCGGACTGTCGGCGTTCGCCGGCCGCCGGCTGGAGGCCGATGAGTCGGTGTGGGCATCGGAGATGGAGCACGCGCACCGCAACCTCGCCATCGGGCACATGCTCCGCAGCCACGACATCCTCACCGAGGACCCGACGACCGTCGTCGACGGCTACACCCGCCAGTGCTCCCTGCTCGTCTCCACCCGCGATCTCGGCGTGATGGCCGCGACGCTGGCCAACGGCGGAGTCAACCCTCGCTCGGGCGAGCGAGTGGTGTCCGCGCCGGTGGTGCGTCAGGTCCTGAGCGTCATGTCCACCTGCGGGATGTATGACGCCGCCGGCGACTGGGCCACCCAGGTCGGCATTCCCGCGAAGAGCGGCGTGGCCGGCGGGCTCATCGGTGCCCTTCCCGGTCAGATCGGCATCGCGACGTTCTCGCCCCGACTGGACCCCCACGGGAACAGTGTCCGCGGGGTGTCGCTGTTCGAACGGTTCTCCTCCGACATGGGTCTGCATCTGATGGAGGTGCCACCCGCTGCGCGCGCGGTCGTGCGGTCCAATCACGTCGTGGGCGCCGGGCCGGATGCGGTCCGGGTCCTCCAGCTGCAGGGCGGGATCCGGTTCGCCGGGGCAGAGAGAGTCGTCCGAGAGGCCGTGGAGACAGTGCGCGCTGAGGCCAGGGTCGCCGTGGACCTCACCATGGTCTCGTCGATCGACGACGTGGCCCGGCGCATGCTGCTGGAAGTCGCGCGACGGCTCACGCTCGAGGGTCATCGTGTCTACCTCGTCGACCCGGATTCGATCCTTCCCGATCCCGACCCCGGAGACGGCGTCCGGGTCATCGTCGTCGGTGACCTCGACGAGACGACATCACCGTGA
- a CDS encoding ABC transporter ATP-binding protein, with protein MSAPSVIEVERLSITYGAFAAVRDLSFQVRRGELYALLGTNGAGKTSTLEVVEGHRRATSGTVRIFGESPQDRRAVAPRMGVMLQESGFSPDLTVQESVGLVGALSGRQDDVDRVLGVSGLTRKASTRVSQLSGGEKRRLDFATAVYGGPELVILDEPTTGLDIQSRDALWAAVDRLRDEGSTIVLTTHYLEEAQQRADRIGLMHEGTLRQEGTVAELTQTLPSVISFALPPGAPEPPIVGALNGAFHIETFSLQHDLYRLLGWAHDTGVELLDLTAGPTRLDDVFRALDAG; from the coding sequence ATGTCCGCCCCTTCCGTCATCGAGGTCGAACGGCTGAGCATCACCTACGGCGCCTTCGCGGCCGTCCGTGACCTGTCCTTCCAGGTACGGCGCGGCGAGCTCTACGCGTTGCTGGGCACGAACGGCGCCGGCAAGACGTCCACGCTGGAGGTGGTCGAAGGTCACCGGCGGGCCACGTCCGGCACGGTGCGGATCTTCGGTGAGAGTCCCCAGGACCGTCGCGCCGTGGCGCCGCGGATGGGCGTCATGTTGCAGGAGAGCGGCTTCTCCCCGGACCTGACGGTGCAGGAGTCGGTGGGCCTGGTCGGCGCATTGAGCGGGAGGCAGGACGATGTCGACCGGGTGCTCGGCGTCTCCGGCCTCACTCGCAAGGCGAGCACCAGGGTCTCCCAGCTGTCCGGCGGCGAGAAGCGCCGCCTGGACTTCGCCACGGCCGTCTACGGCGGGCCAGAGCTGGTCATCCTCGACGAGCCGACCACCGGGCTGGACATCCAGTCCCGCGACGCGCTCTGGGCCGCGGTGGACCGGCTGCGCGACGAGGGTTCCACGATCGTGCTCACCACCCACTACCTGGAAGAGGCTCAGCAGCGGGCCGACCGCATCGGGCTCATGCACGAGGGGACGCTGCGGCAGGAGGGCACGGTCGCGGAGCTGACGCAGACCCTGCCGTCGGTGATCAGCTTCGCGCTGCCACCCGGCGCCCCCGAGCCGCCGATCGTCGGTGCGCTCAACGGCGCCTTCCACATCGAGACGTTCAGCCTGCAGCACGACCTCTACCGGTTGCTGGGTTGGGCGCACGACACCGGGGTGGAGCTGCTGGATCTGACTGCGGGTCCGACCCGCCTGGACGACGTCTTCCGGGCCCTCGACGCCGGATGA